From Bacteroidales bacterium, one genomic window encodes:
- the rsxC gene encoding electron transport complex subunit RsxC yields MKLKTFVLGGVHPEENKLTEKKEIEIFPLPDKVIVLLTQHMGIPAVPVVKKGDVVKTGQLIGRAEGFISANVHSPVSGVVEKVDTFPDSSGYRKPAIFITREVDEWIDGIDLSPELKREIRLSSSEIIEKIKEMGIVGLGGATFPTHVKLSVPSGKKAEFLIINGVECEPYLTADHRLMLERTEEIMVGITILMKALQVDKALVGIENNKPDAIARMSEIATSYSGISIHPLKVKYPQGAEKQLIKALVNREVPSGKLPIDVGCVVQNVGTALAVYEAVQKNKPLIERVVTITGKSLVNSGNFLVRIGTSIDLLIKHAGGLPEDTYKVVNGGPMMGKALYSLETTVTKGTSGILVLNETDSKRKEPYVCIRCARCVDVCPMGLEPYFLYNLSRKERWETMKIRSVMDCIECGSCQYTCPSYLPLLDGVRLGKNKVAMMLKTASQSK; encoded by the coding sequence AAGTAATAGTTCTTCTGACCCAGCACATGGGTATTCCTGCCGTACCTGTAGTCAAAAAAGGTGATGTTGTCAAGACAGGTCAGCTCATTGGCCGAGCAGAAGGCTTTATTTCTGCTAATGTTCATTCTCCAGTATCAGGAGTTGTTGAAAAAGTCGATACTTTCCCTGATTCTAGTGGGTACAGAAAACCTGCTATTTTTATTACACGGGAAGTTGATGAATGGATAGATGGAATTGATCTATCTCCTGAGTTAAAACGGGAGATTCGTCTTTCATCTTCCGAAATCATTGAAAAAATAAAGGAAATGGGGATTGTGGGCTTGGGGGGAGCAACTTTTCCTACTCATGTGAAGCTCAGTGTCCCATCCGGAAAAAAAGCAGAATTTTTGATTATCAATGGAGTTGAATGTGAGCCCTATTTAACTGCTGATCACCGTCTTATGCTTGAGCGAACGGAAGAAATTATGGTAGGTATTACCATACTGATGAAAGCCTTGCAAGTAGATAAAGCTCTTGTAGGTATTGAAAACAACAAACCCGATGCTATTGCTAGAATGAGTGAAATAGCCACTTCTTATTCCGGAATTAGTATTCATCCATTAAAAGTTAAGTATCCTCAAGGAGCAGAAAAGCAACTAATCAAAGCTCTTGTAAATAGGGAGGTTCCCAGTGGTAAGTTGCCTATTGATGTTGGTTGTGTGGTTCAAAATGTTGGTACAGCATTGGCTGTGTATGAAGCAGTTCAGAAAAATAAACCCTTGATAGAGAGAGTAGTTACGATAACTGGAAAATCATTAGTCAATTCTGGCAATTTTCTTGTGCGTATTGGGACTTCGATAGATCTTCTTATCAAACATGCTGGAGGCCTTCCAGAGGATACTTACAAAGTTGTCAATGGTGGACCTATGATGGGTAAGGCTTTGTATTCACTTGAAACTACGGTAACTAAAGGCACAAGTGGAATTCTAGTGTTAAACGAAACTGATTCTAAGCGAAAAGAACCCTATGTTTGCATTCGTTGTGCTCGTTGCGTAGATGTATGTCCTATGGGTCTTGAACCTTATTTCTTATACAACCTTTCTCGAAAAGAACGATGGGAAACAATGAAAATTCGTTCGGTGATGGACTGCATCGAATGTGGCTCTTGTCAGTATACCTGTCCATCTTATCTGCCCTTACTCGATGGTGTTAGGCTTGGAAAAAATAAAGTTGCCATGATGTTAAAAACTGCATCTCAATCAAAATAA
- a CDS encoding NAD(P)H-hydrate dehydratase: MIKVLSTSQIREADQYTIQNEPISSYDLMERAARACYQWIQYEYFDEDTLFHVFAGIGNNGGDGLAIARMIAESGYHVKIYVVKYSQQTSPDFNLNLEKLYYLSEDNPIVEIQFLEKSADIQQLMGRILPEDVVIDAIFGSGLNRQPEGIAAETIEFINMLDADKIAIDIPSGLFGDGYTPYSSPIVKATYTLTLGAPKLALFLPENEPYVGEWEFLDIQLHPGYLSQAQTRYFLIDFQDIQQIFPPRPIHSHKGCYGHVLICSGSKQMPGAAALSVMAATRSGVGLVTAHVPQSCVLPIQIHVPDALLSLDDHSSFISSIQIPSKATAVAFGPGVGNNEITANALYDLLTKTKLPLVIDADGLNILANHKEWLDLLPENSILTPHIGEFERLFGHFLNHLERIEAARQIAQERKILIVLKGAYTSIHTPEGETYFNPTGNPGMAKGGSGDVLTGLMAGLLARLKNSKDASMAAAFLHGLAGDLASKQKTVEAMTATDLIYHLADAWKEMLEE, translated from the coding sequence ATGATAAAAGTATTATCAACCAGCCAAATCCGAGAAGCTGATCAGTATACTATTCAGAACGAACCAATATCATCTTACGATTTGATGGAACGTGCTGCCAGAGCTTGTTATCAATGGATACAGTATGAATATTTTGACGAGGATACTCTTTTTCATGTTTTTGCTGGGATAGGAAATAATGGTGGAGATGGGCTGGCTATTGCACGTATGATTGCTGAAAGTGGCTATCACGTTAAAATATATGTTGTAAAATATTCCCAGCAAACATCACCCGATTTTAATCTTAATCTTGAAAAACTTTATTATTTATCTGAGGATAATCCTATTGTAGAAATTCAATTTCTCGAGAAGTCAGCTGATATTCAGCAATTGATGGGTAGGATTTTACCTGAAGATGTTGTTATAGATGCCATTTTCGGTTCGGGTCTCAACAGGCAACCTGAAGGAATAGCTGCTGAGACCATTGAATTTATCAATATGTTGGATGCCGACAAAATTGCCATCGATATTCCCAGTGGGCTTTTCGGTGATGGTTACACCCCCTACTCATCGCCAATTGTAAAAGCAACTTATACCCTTACTTTGGGGGCTCCCAAACTAGCTCTTTTCCTTCCAGAAAATGAGCCATATGTAGGTGAATGGGAGTTTCTTGATATACAACTACATCCAGGATATCTTTCACAAGCACAGACAAGATATTTTTTAATTGACTTTCAGGATATTCAGCAAATATTTCCACCTCGCCCTATTCATTCTCATAAAGGATGTTACGGTCATGTATTGATTTGTAGTGGATCAAAGCAAATGCCTGGAGCAGCTGCTTTATCTGTAATGGCAGCAACCCGATCAGGCGTTGGACTTGTTACAGCTCACGTACCTCAATCATGTGTTTTACCCATACAAATTCATGTACCTGATGCTCTTTTATCGCTTGACGATCATTCTTCTTTTATCAGTTCAATTCAAATACCTTCAAAAGCAACAGCAGTTGCATTTGGGCCTGGCGTTGGAAATAATGAAATAACTGCCAATGCACTATACGACTTGCTAACAAAAACTAAATTGCCCTTAGTGATAGATGCTGATGGATTAAATATTTTGGCAAATCATAAAGAGTGGCTCGATCTCCTGCCAGAAAATTCTATACTCACTCCTCACATTGGCGAATTTGAAAGATTATTTGGTCATTTCCTTAATCATCTTGAACGGATTGAAGCTGCCAGGCAGATTGCCCAAGAAAGAAAGATACTGATTGTCTTAAAAGGAGCATATACTTCCATACATACTCCTGAAGGAGAAACTTATTTTAATCCAACGGGTAATCCTGGCATGGCTAAAGGAGGGAGCGGTGATGTCCTTACGGGTCTTATGGCAGGCCTTTTAGCTCGATTGAAGAATAGCAAAGATGCTTCCATGGCAGCAGCATTTCTTCATGGTTTAGCAGGGGATTTGGCATCCAAGCAAAAGACAGTTGAAGCCATGACCGCTACAGATCTTATTTATCACCTCGCTGATGCATGGAAAGAAATGTTAGAAGAATAA
- a CDS encoding RnfABCDGE type electron transport complex subunit D yields the protein MMDKLVVSGSPHIHANEDTPRIMRWVVIALLPSIAISLYMFGWNALIVYLVAVLSAMLFEYLIQKFLIKGPNTLYDWSAVVTGVLLAMNVPSNIPIWMLLVGSLVAIGIGKMSFGGLGKNPFNPALVGRVFMLISFPVAMTSWPKPIESASMLTDVVTGPTPLGIVKEELKKGMTIDQIMASGQVPDYVSMLWGNMGGSVGEISALMIIIGGLILLFKKIITWHIPVAYILTSFVFAGVLYLIDPQHYVDPFFHMVTGGLMLGAWFMATDMVTSPMSNWGKIIFGIGCGFLTILIRVFGAYPEGVSFAILIMNAFVPYLDKIRPRRFGKEVKS from the coding sequence ATTATGGATAAACTTGTTGTAAGTGGCTCACCTCATATTCATGCCAATGAAGATACACCTCGCATCATGCGATGGGTAGTGATTGCTTTGCTTCCGTCAATAGCTATTTCTCTCTACATGTTTGGATGGAATGCTCTGATAGTCTATTTAGTTGCTGTCTTGTCTGCCATGCTTTTTGAGTACTTAATCCAGAAGTTTTTGATCAAAGGACCAAATACGTTGTATGATTGGTCTGCTGTGGTAACAGGAGTTTTGCTAGCAATGAACGTACCTAGCAACATACCCATTTGGATGTTGCTGGTTGGTAGCCTGGTTGCCATAGGTATTGGAAAGATGAGTTTCGGTGGCTTGGGTAAGAACCCCTTTAATCCCGCATTGGTGGGTCGAGTTTTCATGCTCATTTCATTTCCCGTAGCTATGACTTCGTGGCCTAAGCCAATTGAATCTGCTTCTATGTTAACTGATGTAGTAACTGGTCCTACTCCGCTTGGAATAGTGAAAGAGGAATTAAAGAAAGGAATGACAATAGACCAGATCATGGCTTCTGGTCAAGTACCTGATTACGTGTCAATGTTGTGGGGTAACATGGGTGGGTCTGTTGGTGAAATTTCAGCTTTGATGATCATAATCGGGGGATTAATACTTCTTTTTAAGAAAATTATTACTTGGCATATTCCCGTGGCTTACATTCTGACTTCTTTTGTGTTTGCTGGTGTTTTATATTTGATAGATCCTCAACATTATGTAGATCCATTTTTTCATATGGTGACAGGAGGGCTTATGCTGGGTGCTTGGTTTATGGCTACGGATATGGTTACTTCTCCCATGAGTAATTGGGGAAAAATCATTTTTGGTATAGGATGTGGGTTTCTGACCATTCTTATTCGCGTGTTTGGTGCGTATCCTGAAGGGGTTTCATTTGCCATTTTGATCATGAATGCATTTGTTCCATACCTGGATAAAATCAGGCCAAGAAGATTTGGAAAGGAGGTGAAATCATGA
- a CDS encoding RnfABCDGE type electron transport complex subunit G, giving the protein MKKVPNTLVNMILTLFIITSVAAFLLAEVNAFTKEPIEKAQKQKEEMALKEVSPDFDQALPAKFGELQGYYLKKGNDTVGFALKTFTEQGFSGLIELMIGIDKNMNIVNTKVLFHNETPGLGDKMILPAFKNQFIGKNPDNFKFSVKKDGGDVDAITASTITSRAYCDAILRAYENLLKTLKK; this is encoded by the coding sequence ATGAAAAAAGTTCCCAATACTCTCGTTAATATGATTTTAACCTTGTTTATTATTACCTCTGTAGCTGCTTTTTTGTTGGCTGAGGTAAATGCATTTACCAAAGAACCTATTGAAAAAGCTCAGAAACAAAAGGAAGAAATGGCACTCAAAGAAGTATCACCTGATTTTGATCAAGCATTACCAGCGAAATTTGGTGAATTGCAGGGCTATTATTTGAAAAAGGGAAATGACACGGTTGGATTTGCATTGAAAACTTTCACAGAACAAGGTTTTTCCGGGCTTATCGAACTCATGATTGGAATAGATAAAAACATGAATATTGTTAATACTAAAGTTTTATTTCACAATGAAACACCAGGTTTGGGTGATAAGATGATTTTGCCAGCTTTTAAAAATCAATTTATTGGTAAAAATCCTGATAATTTCAAATTTTCTGTCAAGAAAGATGGTGGAGATGTCGACGCCATTACTGCAAGTACGATTACATCTCGTGCATATTGTGATGCCATCCTTCGTGCATATGAGAATCTCCTTAAAACACTTAAAAAATAA
- a CDS encoding RnfABCDGE type electron transport complex subunit A yields the protein MEYIIIIVSAILVTNIVLTQFLGICPFLGVSKSVSTAIGMTGAVIFVMTLATLVTYLLYFYVLAPLQLEYMRTIAFILVIASLVQMVEIMLKKLSKPLYDALGIFLPLITTNCAVLGVTLIAIQPSRGYDLAESLVFAVASAVGFGLALIIMAGIRERLELVDVPKYMQGVPIALIVAGILALAFMGFSGII from the coding sequence ATGGAATATATCATTATTATTGTTTCAGCTATTCTTGTTACCAATATTGTTTTGACCCAGTTTTTAGGAATTTGCCCATTTCTTGGGGTCAGTAAAAGTGTCAGTACAGCTATTGGAATGACGGGAGCAGTCATTTTTGTGATGACTTTGGCAACTCTTGTTACGTACCTCCTGTACTTTTACGTGCTTGCTCCGCTTCAGCTTGAGTATATGAGAACCATTGCTTTTATTTTAGTGATAGCTAGTTTGGTGCAAATGGTTGAAATCATGTTAAAAAAACTATCCAAACCTTTATACGATGCGCTGGGAATATTTTTACCACTCATTACAACAAATTGTGCTGTGTTGGGTGTTACATTAATAGCAATTCAGCCTTCACGTGGGTATGATCTGGCTGAATCACTAGTATTTGCTGTAGCGAGTGCTGTGGGCTTTGGCCTTGCTCTTATCATCATGGCTGGAATTCGTGAAAGACTTGAATTGGTAGATGTTCCAAAATACATGCAAGGTGTGCCTATTGCATTGATTGTGGCCGGCATACTTGCTCTTGCTTTTATGGGATTTTCTGGTATTATTTGA
- a CDS encoding electron transport complex subunit E: MNQWQNFLKGFIKENPILVLVLGACPTLAVTSSGINGLGMGLATTFVLLMSNIIISLIKSFIPNSVRIPSFIVVIATFVTITDLIMKAYTPDLYNALGIFIPLIVVNCIILGRAEAFASKNNVLSAAIDGLGMGLGFTMALVILGLIREVLGAGSAFGYKFINPNADGILVFVLAPGAFFGLGFLIALTQIIKSKSK; this comes from the coding sequence ATGAACCAGTGGCAAAATTTTTTAAAAGGGTTTATCAAAGAAAATCCAATATTAGTTTTAGTTTTGGGAGCTTGTCCAACCTTAGCTGTAACTTCCTCTGGAATTAACGGTCTTGGGATGGGTTTGGCAACAACTTTTGTGTTGCTGATGTCAAATATCATTATTTCATTGATTAAATCTTTTATTCCAAATTCTGTACGTATACCCTCCTTTATTGTTGTTATAGCTACTTTTGTGACTATTACTGATCTTATCATGAAAGCATATACTCCGGATTTATACAATGCCCTTGGAATTTTTATTCCACTCATTGTAGTAAATTGTATAATACTAGGGCGTGCAGAAGCTTTTGCGTCTAAAAACAATGTTTTGAGTGCGGCTATTGATGGCCTTGGAATGGGTCTGGGTTTTACTATGGCCTTGGTAATACTTGGACTTATCCGAGAGGTTCTTGGTGCAGGTTCAGCATTCGGATATAAATTCATCAATCCAAACGCTGATGGTATATTGGTTTTTGTGCTTGCTCCTGGTGCCTTTTTTGGTCTTGGCTTCTTAATAGCTTTAACTCAAATTATTAAATCTAAATCAAAATAG